CTTCTTTAATAGAGCTTTGTGGATTTGTCAGAAACATGACTATTAGTTTGGGTCAATAGATTGCACACTTTTCTCACTTTTGCAcacttacatatttttatttggaaatgtgtgGGAAAACTTTCCACATGTGAATGATGTGAATCACATGTGAAAGCACATGTATATGTGTGATTTTGGAACGTTTCATGGAAAAATCACGTGATTCCCATGTGATCACAGATCAATGTGTGTATCACATGTgatacacacatttacacatgtggaaatatgtgaTACATATGGTGTATCATGCACATGTGATTCCCATGTGATGCACATGTGATACGCATGTGAAAACATGGGAATCacttgggtttttttccacaaagtaTTCCACAATCACACGTAAACGTGAAAATTTGTGTGAACCagatatgcattttttatgTGGCTCATGATTTTCAGATGTGATTTTTCCATGTAAAAttaatgagatttttattacatattcaGTATAATCACCCAATCTTTacatggggaaaaaatctgatcaTATGTGGTGCACATGTGAGAAATATGTGATCACATGTTGAATAAGCCATGgatcacatgaacaaaatactttatcacATGTGGAAAATGGGAACTGCATGTGAATTTCATGGGATTTCTTTGtaagggatgtgaatacttcTTTGGAGCCCGCGTCGCAGTCCGTCACACTGCATTAACGCAGCAAAACGTTAAACGCGTGTCCTGCAGGACTGTTTGTGGAGAAGGACGAGGCCTCCGCCGTGGTGAGGCAGAagagagctgctgcagagctgTCCCTGGCTCAGCTGGAGAGGTacttctgctctgctgtctcATCTCCGCTctgtatttttcatgtttatccAACTTTATTAGATTTCAGTCAGACTGGTTTCAGAGGCTGACTCTCTGGCTTCTCTCTGCAGTCTGAAGGAAGTGTGTGAGGCCAACATGGCTTGTGAACACATGATGGACACCAACGGGATCATCGCCGCCTACACTGCCTACTACGGACCAATCCCCTATTAGAAGCAACGATCTGACTGCTCAGCAAAACGGTCCACATCTCATGTTTaagctgttttctttctttctttttttttttttgtggttg
The DNA window shown above is from Xiphophorus couchianus chromosome 16, X_couchianus-1.0, whole genome shotgun sequence and carries:
- the bglap gene encoding osteocalcin — its product is MKTFIVLVLCSLAVYMTSAAAPDPQPAADAPALEEGLFVEKDEASAVVRQKRAAAELSLAQLESLKEVCEANMACEHMMDTNGIIAAYTAYYGPIPY